The sequence gtgaataatacttagaaaaaaaagtgcatttcaaatatctacatttacctctctcattcagtcataattaggctgcacgactgaattatgaactggtaaacgacaaactgatcacagtttataaagctttaaatgttaactgttaaaaagcaatgttatcagcttttacgactaaacaaattgcaaacaacattgtactgaagaatctgcacaaatgaaagtcttaggggccgttcacatatcgtgcctaaaaacgcgtggaaaacgctaggcgcaccgctttctccttctttccaaagcgctcgtgcagaagcgcccctgaggtgtctgccgttgctaagcaaccatgacgtgctctctccttgaagacgcggaaatttcagcaaaggataaatggatttgcagctcaaaatatcgcttgcagtagctctgctactaaatttatttcaaaatggaaatccatatacaactatgatcagctgttcctttcattttgactgagcttttaacgttgttacaggGAAGGATGaagcttgctgcattctgaaaagttgaaatgtttttaactcgatgcggtgcggtgttggaaataacgaacttgagcgcgcaaaagacgcaatatgtgaacgtccccttttttgaaggctcaaagtatagtactcccacatcacgctgaatgctgcagagacgctgttcgggaagcacgtgacataaaacgaggccagctattggctatttgctacttctcctgttgtactggctgagtaaaacctccggatggctcattactgccacactttggtcacgcagatttgaaatatgcaagaaatgagccgcttactgcaaataaaagttatttagcaacgaatcgatgactaaattagttgacaactattttaataatcgattttaatcgattaaatcgattagttgtttcagctctagaacacacacacattcactcacacacgcgcacacacattcactcacacacgcgcacacacaaacactcactaaatcactcacacacactccaaaACTCTCTCACTCAAACTTAGTTACACTcacactagagctgaaacaacaaatcgatttaatcgattaaaatcgattattaaaatagttgtcaactaatttagtcatttattcgttgctaaataacttttatttgccgtaagcggctcatttcgtgcatatttcaaatctgcggtgaccaaagtgtggcagtaatgagccaccggaggttttactcagccagtacaacaggagaagtagcgaatagccaatagctggccttgttttatgtcacgtgcttcccgagcagcgtctctgcagccatagacatcatatgatgtctatgtctgcagcattcaggagagagcacgtcatggttgcttagcaaaggcagacgcctcaggggcgcttctgcccgagcgctttggaaagaaggagaaagcggtgcgcctagcgttttccacgcgtttttaggcacgatatgtgaatggcccctaagactttcatttgtgcagattctccagtacaatgttgtttgcaaatgtttagtcgtaaaagctgataacattgctttttaacagttaacatttaaagctttataaactgtgatcagtttgtcgtttaccagttcataattcagtcgtgcagcctaattatgactgaatgagagaggtaaatgtagatatttgaaatgcacttttttttctaagtattattcactgctctttttcacacagcaggttttttgtgtgtgtccaatttttttttctggacaaccttctgatggattttactttaaattgtgagttccattcaggtttcatgccattggcactttattcgaaggattgtttacaatttcacagcaaaagctataaagctttttcccagtaaataataaaatacaatgcacttcaattttattctgttttatccttattcttcgtgaaaatatgttctgaaagattccttaataagctttgttcgggatgttaaactactttaggagctctaaggactgccatggtgaaaacattattttaaatctccttgtgaaatttgagtatgggtcagtgttctgattgcagaagagttcgacaaaggattactaacacaataaaacaactccaggtatatttttgatgaggatatgacagtgcaaaatggttaaaatctcttaaatctatgctgaatgataaagaccatttattaataatttacttgggggaaaaaatggaaaaaactaaaatataagtacataaaccgattaatcgtaaaataatcgacagattaatcgattatcaaaataatcgttagttgcagccctagtgtgtTCAGGTTTTCACCTGTGGAAATCGCTCTATGTAGGGCTCTAATAAAGCCTCGGCCTCCACCAGATTCCCCTCACCAGTGCCTAAAAAACAGAGTATAAGGACAaactttttaaaatcacaatCAAGTTTTAAAGATAAATTGCGAATCAATTTTACTCCAAATTGCTCAGCCCTACTCAGTGGATTACAGTACTATCCCCTGTTTCTCTGTAACCGTTTCCTGAGTCTGGACGTGTATGATGTCTGTGAGGTTATTAAAGGTGTGTGGTGTGTTTCCAGCATGTTTACCCAGAATCAGACTGACGTAAGTGTGATAGAAGAGCAGCGTCAGCACACACAGGACGGATCTGAGACTGTGGCTGCCAGCGCCGTCCCGCAGCTGCAACAAACCAAACTCCTGCCGGACACCAACAGCAgttactgtgagtgtgtgtgtctgtgtgtgtgtgtgtgtgtgtgtgtgagagatctgAAGGGTGTGTCACTCACTCTGTTCCCTGAGAAGCCGATAAACTCCAGCAGTCGCAGGATTCGTGCAGGTAGTAAAGACAGCATCTGACACACGGGACACCAAACAGCAACTAAACACTTACAGCTTCATGCAAACAGTCATCAGTGAAGATTGTAAAGGTTATTATTAACGATGACTCTAATGTTAATCGCACACTTCCTGTCCCACTGACTGACCAGGTTGAAGGAGCCAATCCCCAGCTTGACTCCGCCCTCAAACTGTCTGAAGGCCTCCCTGTCTCCGCCCACTCCCTGAGACATGTTCAATAAACTCTGGCAGTCCCTAAAGCACACAAAACAGAAACGATTTATTAATTGATATATACACATGCAATTGTTACTAATTTATTCCTTTATCAAAAAAATCAGTTCAATACAAGGAATCAAGAttagtcatacacacacacacacattatcaaaataattataaaacataataagaaataaatataaataagcaaGTATtttctatatacatatatgtgcaatatgcaatataatattataaacaatataataaatcattactaataCTAATTCTCTGCATGTGgatataaatgaaaattaatattgGGGGTGGAGGGGTTTTATTACATTGCATGTTCTAATCTATATTGTGTCTATGTACTgaacttattttttatataaaatattatataaaattattttaaagtatttattttttaaattgttttaataagcAATAACAATACAAATACACTATTTTTAAAGATAAGAGATTATGTGATATTTTTTGATACAGGCATGAGGGATAAATGACTCACTTGTAGATTTGATAACTTGTGCGTATTTTGATTCCTCCTTTAATAAAACTGATCATGTTTTCATCCTGAAATACAGAAAACAGCATTGAATGAGATTGTGTCTTTGTATATTTCTcttatattttatcttatttaaagcagatcaatagtaaaaataaaaataaatattattttggtaaatgtattgataatataatttcaatttactgcaaaaaaaagaaaaaaaaaattcttataatCCAATATTtccatcttgttttccagtaaacgTCCTTGAAACAAGATTTACTGAGAAGCAACATTAAGTTTTTCTTGTTTCGAGCATGAATTTCATTCAAATGTATTTGTGAccttggagcacaaaagcagtcataaaggtacatttttggaaattgagagttatgcatcatctgaaatctgaatgaatggagctttccattgatgtgtggtttgttcggagatacaactatttgaaaatctggaatctgagggagcaaaagaatctaaatattgagaaaatcatctttaaagttgttcaaatgaagttcttagcaatgcatattactaatcaaaaatgaagttttgatatatttacagtaggacatttacaaaatatcttcatgaacatgatctttacttaatatcctaatgattattGCCATCAAAGAAAattcgataattttgacccatgcactTTTTTTTAGGTTATTGCTGCAAATATCCCCAGCGACTGCTTTGGTGCTGCAGGAAGACATTAATGGCTAGTGGTTAGCACACTGGAGTGTAAGTGTTCACAGACCTGTATGAATGTCAGCGTGGCTTTCTGCAGCAAACACTCAGCATAGCAGATCTCCGCATGCatctcatctacacacacacacacacacacgagtaagAACACGACTCAGACACGTTTCCAGCGTCTCAGACATCATGGCTCACCTGCTTTCAGGCTGTCTGGAGACTGTTTGGACATCAGGCTGGAGATGGACCCCACCACAGAGTTTTTTTTCCTAAACCTGCGGACAGACAGAAGACGTCAGAAGCAGAATACGTCTGAAGCGTCTCACGCTGGACGTCGTGTTTGAGCCGCACCTCTGGCAGGTCTGTAAGGCCTCTTTGATGGTGGTCATCCCGGCCTGGATGTCTTTCTGCTCGAACGTCATGGTGGCCTGCATGGCCAGAATACTGCTGTAGCCCAGAGCGTGATACATGCTGTCCTTACACCTGCAGAACACATCAGGagtttactttcactgttcctcagcggaggaatgatcttcacaagcctccagaacatctcacatcttctgaggagccttgatttcttcagctctcaatcactgtgttatatgtgcagatcatttacatctcatctcactgagAGACACATTACTGCAGATATAGAGCGATGTTCAGATAATTTTATATCAGTATCTGCTCTACTGTTAGAAAGATCTCACTGATTTAACTAAATTTACCTAGCGCTATCAAATGAGATCTTATTGAACAGCGTTtacaaatatatgaaaatagtGTAACACTTTACGATAAGGTTCTACTAGTTAACTTAGGATAATGGATTAACTAAAATTATTACAGCATTAGCAATACGTTTTCTAGAGTATTTATTGGTCTTCGTTAAGGTTAGTTAATTAAAGTATTACTGTTGCAatgaattaatgtaaaaacatggaATCTTACAGAGAATAAACACGTGTTCAGATGAACTAAAACTGAGCTGAAATTACTAAGAATTAAACTGAATGAATGTGTACCAGGGTCTGAGCAGATCCAGCGCTTCAGAAAACTTGTTGTTGAGGACCAGGTTCAGAGCCATGCTGCACTCCTCTATAGATGTACGCAGATCCATCTTAGAcgccctgaacacacacacacacacacacacacacacagataaatacaccacacacacacacacacacacacacacacactcactcacctcacattcacttacacacacacacacacacacacacctcacattcacttacacacacacacacacacacacacacacactcacaaacacacacacactcacctcacattcacttacacacacacctcacattcacttacacacacacacacacacacacacacactcacaaacacacacacactcacctcacattcacttacacacacacacacacacacacacacctcacattcacttacacacacacacacacacacacacacacacacctcacattcacttacacacacacacacattcacacacacacacactcacctcacattcacttacacacacacacacacacacctcacattcaattacacacacacacactctcactcgcctcacattcacttacacacacacacacacacacacacacacacacacactcacactcactcactcactcacacacacacacacacacacacacacacttcacattcacttacactcacactcacactcactcacctcacattcttacacacacacacacacacacacacacacacacacacacactcacactcacacacacacacacacacacttcacattcacttacactcacactcacactcacactcactcacctcacattcttacacacacacacacacacacacacacacacacacacacacacacacacacacacacacacacactcactcactcacctcacattcacttacacacacacacacacacacacacacacctcacattcacttacacacacacacattcacacacacacattcacttacacacacacacacacacacacacacttcacattcacttacactcacacttcacattcactcacactcacacacactcactcgcctcacattcacacacacacacacacacacactctcactcgcctcacattcacttacacacacacacacactctcactcacctCACATTCActtacgctctctctctctctctctctctcacacacacacacacacacacacacacacacacacacacacacacactctcactcgccTCACATTcacttacacagacacacacacacacacacacacacacacacactcacctcacaTTCACTTacgcccactctctctctctctctctcacacacacacacacacacacacacacacacctcacattcacttacacacacacacattcacttacacacacacacacttcacattcacttacacacacacactcactcgcctcacattcacttacacacacacacacacactcactcacctcACATTCActtacgctcactctctctctctctctctctctcacacacacacacacacacacactctcactcgcctcacattcacttacacacacacacacacacacacacacacacacacacacacactcactcacctcACATTCACTTacgcccactctctctctctctctctcacacacacacacacacacactctcactcgcctcacattcacttacacacacacacacacacacacacacacacacacacacacacactcactcacctcACATTCACTTacgcccactctctctctctctctctcacacacacacacacacacactctcactcgcctcacattcacttacacacacacacacacacacacacactcactcacctcACATTCACTTacgcccactctctctctctctctcacacacacacacacacacacacacactcactcacctcACATTCACTtacgccctctctctctctctctctctctctcacacacacacacacacacagtgagaccAGCAGCAATCTGACGGATGATCTGTGTTTTACTCACACTGGAATGCGATCAAAAGCATCTTCAAAACAGTCCTGAAATGCACAGAACAGATCGTGAACATAAACACGTGTTTGAACATGAGTTCAGATCAGCTgtgagttacacacacacacacacactgcaaaccTGATGCCTTCATCACTATATCTTCATttatgaaattaataattttgttcatCAGGGAtacataaaattgatcaaaagtgacagtaaacacatttataattgttacaatgttacaagtctacactgaacaaaattataaacacaacacttttgtttttgagctggactcaaagatctaagactttttctacaggtgctgatcatataattagaatatcatcaaaaagttgatttatttcactaattccattcaaaaagtgaaacttgtatattacattaattcattacacacagactgatatatttcaaatgtttgtttctattaattttgatgattattactgacaaataaggaaaatcccaaattcagtatctcagaaaattagaatataacttaagaccaatacaaagaaaggatttttagaaatcttggccaactgtaaagtatgagcatgtacagcactcaatactcagttggggctcctttcccctgaatgactgcagcaatgcggcgtggcatggagtcgatcagtctgttggcgcagtggataagacacatgtctttggtgtgagagacccgggttcgaatccactgtgagacaccaatgtgtcccagagcaagacacttaacccgtagttgctccagaggtgcgcgacctctgacatatatagcaattttaAGTCGCGTTGAataaaaagcgtcagctaaatgaataaatgtaaatgcatctccataaagttggtcagcagcaggaagcatgaagtgctctaaaacttcctggtatacggccgtagtctttgacctcagaaaacacagtgaaccaacaccagcagatgacatggcaccccaaaccatcactgactgtggaaactacactggacctcaagcaacgtggattccAAAGagcataactgtggaccactcagcagaagtcaagtccttttttttttagtggttcttgaagcactgactccagctgcagtccactctttgtgaatctcccccacatttttgaatgggttttgttttacaatcctctccaggaacagccagcctcttttgcaatgaccttttgtgtcttgccctccttgtgcaaggtgccagtggtcgtcttttggacagcTGTCGAGTCAGCAGTCtaccccatgattgtgtagcctacagaactagactgagagaccatttacaggtgttttgagttaattagctgattagagtgtggcaccaggtgtcttcaatattgaaccttttcacaatattcaaattttctgagatactgaatttgggattttccttatttgtcagtaataatcaacatttaaagaaataaacatttgaaatatatcagtctgtgtgtaatgaatgaatataatatacaagtttcactttttgaatggaattagtgaaataaatcaactttttgatgatattctaattatatgaccagcacctgtatgtacacaaaaagcctatttctctcaaatattgttctcaaatctgtctaaatctgtgttagtgagcacttcgaGATAATTCACACAGCCCCATGTTGCAAAGATCTGTACACAATTTCTGGAAGCTGAAACAATCCCAGTTCGAGAGAAATAGGCATTTTGTGTACACAGAAAAAGTCttcgatctttgagttcagctcatgaaaaatgggggcaaaaacaaaagtgttgcgtttataattttgttcagtgtatttcaaataaatgatgtactTTTGAACTTGTAGCTgggagtcaaacacacacacacacaatatccaTTAACTCGAGCATTTTACAgcatattcattatatttatatttaatctgttgatgatttttatttaatgtttgaatAAACCACCAGCCACTTTTTAATCTCTACATTTCAATAATAAACTGGAGCGGAAacataattatctcattaatatatatatatatatatatatttaaaattaatatgggACTGAATCGTGAAATTGTGATGCCACAGACAGGACAAATGTAAGTGTGTTAAAGAACAATCAGACACTGAGAAACATCTGCGGGAATATCTTGAGCCATTATAGAAGCATTTCAGATGACTAGCATCACGAGGAGTGAGTTTATGGTCTGTGTGTCTGTTTTATGAAATGCAGAAATGCTCTTAGTTGCATTTAACAGCTCAACAAACAATtgaacgtgtgtttgtgtgtgtaatgttgtaATAGCATAAGTGGATTACACACGTTAGGCTACAGATCActgtctcaaacacacacacacactctctgttctCAGTGAACATGCAGTATTATCTGTGTCCAATCAACAACAGACTATCTGCAGTGGAAAAAGCACAAGGTCAGTGAGAGTAACTGGATCtgctgtgcgcacacacacacacacacacactcagtgccTCCGGTgtttatcaataaataaacatcatacagcgctgaGAGACTAACACACTCTTTAAAAGCCTTTCATCAGATGATGTGTTCGAGTGTGTTTCAGGATAAGTGGATACCAATTCACAACGGCAGGCTGAAGCACctggttgccatggaaacatttGTGTCAGATGACAGTATTAGATAAGAAACGACATGGTACCGCACTGACATGTTATATTAGACTTTTACTGTTATTAAAATTACCATAACAACAGTAGTTAAGGTGGTAACCATGGTATTGCCATAACGACAGACCATGGAAACACCAGTCACTCATGATGGTAACCATGGTATTGCCATAACGACAGACCATAGAAACGCCAGTCATGATGGTAACCATGGTATTGCCATAACAACAGACCATGGAAACACCAGTCACTCATGATGGTAACCATGGTATTGCCATAACAACAGACCATGGAAACACCAGTCATGATGGTAACCATGGTATTGCCATAACGACAGACCATGGAAACACCAGTCATGATGGTAACCATGGTATTGCCATAACAACAGACCATAGACCCACCAGTCACTAATAATGGTAACCATGGTATTGCCATAACAACAGACCATGGAAACAAAGTCATGATGGTAACCATGGTATTGCCATAACGACAGACCATGGAAACCCCAGTCATGATGGTAACCATTGTATTGCCATAACAACAGACCATGGAAACACCAGTCATGATGGCAATACCATGGTATTGCCATAACAACAGACCATGGAAACAAAAGTCATGATGGTAACCATGGTATTGCCATAACGACAGACCATGGAAACACCAGTCATGATGGTAACCATGGCGTTGCCATAACAACAGGCCTTGGAAACACCAGTCATGATGGTAACCATGGTATTGCCATAACGACAGACCATGGAAACACAAGTCATGATGGTAACCATGGCGTTGCCATAACAACAGGCCATGGAAACACCAGTCATGATGGTAACCATGGTATTGCCATAACGACAGACCATGGAAACACAAGTCATGATGGTAACCATGGTACTGCCATAATGACAGACCAGACCATGGAAACACAAGTCATGGTGGTAACCATGGTATTGCCATAACAACAGACCATGAACTTCAATAAATATGATGGCATCTATGGCATTGTCATAAACATCTACCATGAAAGCAGTTACTATAGTAACCACACCACGCCATTCTGTGCAACAGTCGTGTAGATACTGATGGTGCACCGTGGGATTACGCAGCACTTTTTATAAGGCTCTCGTGCTTAACCTTCATGACGTCTGAGCCGTTGCATAATTATGCAAATGACGCTTACCTGAACACACACGCAGTTTTGTTATTGACACAGAGTCAGTATGTAATTAAATCAGTGTGAGTGAAGAACACACGCAGACAAACACAGAGACTTCCGCGTGCGAGAGGACAGGAGCCCTGTAATAGCGCTTCCGATGCGCGTTCATCAGGGCCACACAAGCGTTTCAGCGTCAGAATCGTGACCTCGACTGCACGGAACGCTCTCTGGATCGTTTGGACACCGGTCAGATATTTGACACTCACCTCCTCCGGTTCCGCGCCGTCCGCTCCGTTACCGACCCGAGCCATGGCGCTTGATTCCCTGAGTTCGGCGCGGAATGATTGCTTACATTAACAGTAACACATCTGGATCCGTCCGGGATCTCTCCGCCTTGTGCGCTCGCTGCAGTCTGCGGAAGGCGGATCTCCGGCGGCGGACTCGGTTCAGGCTCACGGTGCGGTCGGAAGTGTGACGTTTGGCTTACCGGACACGCCCACCGACGCGTCACGCACGCACACTACAATTAGAAacagaataataatttttataaaaattgtattCAATAAAAGTGACAAATAATACCAAAGTTTTGTTTAACGCAACGGTTTGTTTGAACCGGAGGCAGAATTACGTGGAAACccgagctcatgaatattaatcgaGTCCTGCTGACTTTGCCTATGGGTAAACTTCCTAACAAAtatcctaattaatattcataagccacGCCTCGTACACAGCAGGCTTCGCTCACTGGCCAGCAGACTGGCGCGCTTtacttaattattattcatgagcTCGAGATTCGCCGCGGTAGGATTTCTAAACTCAATATATAATAAATGGGTGTCCCATTTGAGTTTATATTGTAAACTGATattgtttagataaaaaaaaaatgaattggtgTAGAATTTAGCAGAGGCGCTAAGGACAACATAAAAACAACAGCATAAAAAACTCTCTTTATTAAATCATGAGTATGTTGGctacaatagcaaaaaaaaaaaaccttagataATATGAAACTATGGTTAAAAGTCTATCATAAAAGTTGTTATTTTGGGGTAGTTGTCAACTATATTTCACAGTGATTTCAAATGATAAATcaattccaaaataaaagtttttgaacagtacatttttaaaaatctttttaaagaagtctttcctgctcaacaagcctgcatgtatttgaccagaaatacacaaaaacatgtaaaattgtgaaatatttttaccatttaaaataactactttctatttgaatatattttaaaacataatttatttctgtgatgtgcatctgaattttcagcatcattcctccagtcttcagtgtcacatgatcttcagaaatcattttaatatactaatTTACTGCTCggcaaacatttattattattaattttttatttatttattttcatcactGGAAACGAAAGATCAAGTACATGTCATTGTGTCAGACGAAATCACGACACGAGCACCAAACAGTACTGaagatcagtttaatgcatactCTCTGTAATAGGAAGCACATGCGAGTGCTTTATAATACAAATCTCTGGGTTTCAGAACATGATAGACAATGCTAGAACGTGTTACGGCTTAATGTGTACTAGATCAGACTTAACAGGAGATCCAAGTGTGTCAAATCAAAGTGTGTTTGATAACAGACTGACAGCAGAAACATCACCTATATTAGTGTCTCTCGTTCTTTTCCTGTATCcgaaaacaaaaacactgacgCCAAGGCATTGGGATTCATCTGTGACACGAAACCCGACTGTAAAGATCCCAGAAGAGCTGCTGAAACACTGTGGTTTAGACTGAATCCTCACCGGA is a genomic window of Carassius carassius chromosome 46, fCarCar2.1, whole genome shotgun sequence containing:
- the LOC132129185 gene encoding tetratricopeptide repeat protein 39B, encoding MARVGNGADGAEPEEDCFEDAFDRIPVASKMDLRTSIEECSMALNLVLNNKFSEALDLLRPWCKDSMYHALGYSSILAMQATMTFEQKDIQAGMTTIKEALQTCQRFRKKNSVVGSISSLMSKQSPDSLKADEMHAEICYAECLLQKATLTFIQDENMISFIKGGIKIRTSYQIYKDCQSLLNMSQGVGGDREAFRQFEGGVKLGIGSFNLMLSLLPARILRLLEFIGFSGNREFGLLQLRDGAGSHSLRSVLCVLTLLFYHTYVSLILGTGEGNLVEAEALLEPYIERFPQGSIILFYSARTALLRGNFEKAQVKFQECISTQQQWRQIHHLCYWELMWCHTFQQQWRDAYRYADLLCRESRWSKAIYVYQKAAILSMMCEEELKTSGEDVVELFRQVEGLKQRLAGKSIPTEKFAVRKSRRYSSATPVKLVIPALEMMYVWNGFTIVGKRADATESLLITIERAEEQLRNDPNPSEFHPDDQCLVQMLKGLCLKHLGRLLQAELCFTQVLSSEKRIRYDHYLIPFTLYELGLLYKQQGDYIKATRYIEDAKLNYKDYSMESRLHFRIHAALSSLKGSPTNSP